The Streptomyces sp. cg36 genomic interval GTGCCCCGTGCGTCGTGCGTGCCTTCGGTGTCCATCGGCCCCTTGCCCCCTGACAGCCAGGTCCGTAACCAGTTCAGGCGTAAATCTAAGCGGAGTTGCCCGGTGCGGTGCGGTTCCCGCGCCCCTTTGGCGCGCGCGGCCGTGGCGCGGTGCCCGGCGGGGCGGGCACCCGCGGCAGCACGGAGGCCGGGCGCGGCCCGCCCCCCGTGTCCGCCCCCCTCGTCCATACCCGGTGTCCGCACCCCGCTATGTCCGTCGCGGACAACGACACGCCCGCACCACTCCCCAACGGCGCATGCCCCCGTCGTCCGTCGCCCCCTAGCCTGCGAAGAAAGCCAAGAAGCGTCCGAAAACACCCCCCGATCACTTCCAGGGAGCCCCTCATGAGCGCGATTCCGCAGGAGCGCCGCATCGTCACCGCGATTCCCGGCCCGAAGTCGCAGGAGCTGCAGGCCCGCCGGCTCGCCGCGGTCGCCGCCGGCGTGGGCTCCACGCTGCCCGTCTTCACCGCGCGCGCGGGCGGCGGCATCATCGAGGACGTCGACGGCAACCGTCTGATCGACTTCGGCTCCGGCATCGCCGTGACCTCGGTCGGCGCCTCCGCCGAGGCCGTCGTGCGCCGCGCCTCCGCGCAGCTGGCGGACTTCACCCACACCTGCTTCATGGTCACCCCGTACGAGGGTTACGTCGAGGTCGCCGAGGCGCTGGCCGAGCTGACCCCGGGCGACCACGCCAAGAAGTCCGCGCTGTTCAACTCGGGCGCCGAGGCCGTCGAGAACGCCGTCAAGATCGCCCGTGCGTACACCAAGCGCCAGGCCGTCGTCGTCTTCGACCACGGCTACCACGGCCGCACCAACCTGACGATGGCGCTGACCGCCAAGAACATGCCGTACAAGAACGGCTTCGGCCCGTTCGCGCCCGAGGTCTACCGCGTCCCGGTCGCCTACGGCTACCGCTGGCCGACCGGTCAGGAGAACGCCGGCGCCGAGGCTTCGGCCCAGGCCATCGACGTGATCAACAAGCAGATCGGCGCCGACAACGTCGCCGCGATCATCATCGAGCCGGTGCTCGGCGAGGGCGGCTTCATCGAGCCCGCCAAGGGCTTCCTGCCCGCGATCGCGCAGTTCGCCAAGGACAACGGGATCGTCTTCGTCGCCGACGAGATCCAGTCCGGCTTCTGCCGCACCGGCCAGTGGTTCGCCTGTGAGGACGAGGGCATCGTCCCGGACCTGATCACCACCGCCAAGGGCATCGCGGGCGGTCTGCCGCTCTCCGCCGTGACGGGCCGCGCCGAGATCATGGACGCCGCGCACGCGGGCGGCCTGGGCGGCACCTACGGCGGCAACCCGGTGGCCTGCGCGGGTGCGCTCGGCGCGATCGAGACCATGAAGGAGCTCGACCTCAACGGCAAGGCCAAGCGCATCGAGGAGGTCATGAAGGGCCGCCTGGCCGCCATGGCCGAGAAGTTCGACATCATCGGCGACATCCGTGGCCGCGGCGCCATGATCGCCATCGAGCTGGTCCAGGACCGCGCCACCAAGGAGCCGCACGCGGCTGCCGCCGCGGCGCTCGCCAAGGCGTGCCACGCCGAGGGTCTGCTGGTCCTGACCTGCGGCACCTACGGCAACGTGCTGCGCTTCCTGCCGCCGCTGGTCATCGGTGAGGACCTGCTCAACGAGGGTCTCGACATCATCGAGCAGGCGTTCTCCGCGCTCTGATCACCGGCCGGGTCCGGCCTGTGAAGAACGTGTGGGGGGCCGATGGCGCTATGGCGTTGCGGCTGTCGGTCCCCCCGCTCACTGCCGTACGGTTTCTGCAGATGAGAGAAACACCTCGCCCGCAGGGGACTGCGGGCGGCTCCAGGGCGGCGCATCTCCAGCCTCGTTCTGGGCGTGCCCTGGCGCGCACCGCTGGAGCCTTCGGCTCCGGAACTCCTCACCGATCGGACGGCCGTCCGCCCCACACCCCCCGGGGCGCACGGTCCACCGGTCCAGGCGGCCACCCCGGAACCTCCCCCCCTGTTCCGGGGTGGCCGGCTTTCCTCTGTGCCGCCCTCGCGGTCCTCTTCGCCCTCATCACCTGGCAGGTCGTCGCCGACGGGCCGCTGCGCCGCCTGGACGAGCGCGTCGACCGCCATCTCGCGGGCCGCGGCCCCCAGGGCCTGGCCGAGGTGCTGGCCGACCTGGGTTCCATGCCCGTCGCCCTGCCGGTGCTGGCGCTCGCGCTGGGGTACGCGGTGTGGCGCGGCGCCCGGCTCGACGCGCTGATCACGGCGCTCACCATGGCCGCGGTCCCGGCGCTAGTCGTCCCGCTGAAGATGTGGACCGACCGCGCGGGCCCGCTCACCTCCGCCACCGGCTACTACCCGTCCGGCCACACCGCCACCGCGATGGTGGCGTACGGCGGCGCGGCCCTGCTGCTCGCCCGGTGGACCGCCCCGCGCCGGAGCTGGTTGATGCCCGCCGCCGCGGGCGTCCTCACCGCGGCGACGGGCATCGGTCTGGTGCTGCACGGCTACCACTGGCCCCTGGACGTGCTGGCGAGCGGCTGCCTGTGCGGGGTGCTGCTGGTGCTCAGCTCCACGGGTATGCGTCGAAGTTCCGCGCGAACTCCCCGCCGTTGAACCGGTCCCAGTTGACGGACCAGGTCATCAGACCGCGCAGCCCCGGCCAGCTCCCGTGGGTCCGGTACGAGCCGCAGTCGGCGTTCTTGGTGAGGCAGTTCAGCGCCTTGGTGACCTCGGCGGGCGCGGTGTAGCCGTTGCCCGCGTTGGTGGAGGCCGGCAGGCCGATGGCGACCTGGTCGGGCCGGAGCGCCGGGAACATCCGGCTGCTGTCGCCCGCCACCGGGAAGCCGGTGAGCAGCATGTCGGTCATGGCGATGTGGAAGTCCGCGCCGCCCATCGAGTGGTACTGGTTGTCCAGGCCCATGATGGAGCCGGAGTTGTAGTCCTGGACGTGCAGCAGCGTCAGGTCGTCGCGCAGGGCGTGGATCACCGGGAGGTAGGCGCCGCAGCGCGGGTCCTGGCCGCCCCAGGGGCCCGAGCCGTAGTACTGGTACCCCATCTGGACGAAGAAGGTCTCCGGGGCCATCGTCAGCACGAACTTCGCGCCGTACTTGGCCTTGAGCGTCTTGAGCGCGCTGATCAGGTTGACCACGACCGGGGTGGTCGGGTTGCGGAAGTCCGTGTCGCCGGTGTTCAGCGAGAGCGAGTGGCCCTCGAAGTCGACGTCCAGGCCGTCGAGTCCGTACTCGTCGATGATCTTCGAGACGGAGGCGACGAAGGTGTCGCGGGCCGCCGTGGTGGTGAGCTGGACCTGCCCGTTCTGGCCGCCGATGGAGATCAGGACCTTCTTGCCCGCGGCCTGTTTGGCCTTGATGGCGGCCTTGAAGTCGGCCGTCGACTCCACCCCGGGGCACTCGCTCACCGGGCACGGGGTGAAGCGGATGTCGCCGGAGGTCACCGAGGTCGGCTCGCCGAAGGCCAGGTCGATGACGTCCCAGGAGTCGGGCACGTCGGCCATCCGCGTGTAGCCGGAGCCGTTGGCGAAGCTGGCGTGCAGATAGCCGACCAGCGCGTGGGCGGGCAGCCCGCCGCCGCCCGGGTTGCCGCCGCCGCTGGTGGTGGAGGCGGTGACGGCGGCCGACTTGGCGGACTCCCCGGCCGTGTTGGTGGCGCTGACCTGGAAGGTGTACGCGGTGGAGGCGGCCAGCCCCGTCACCGTGGCCGAGGTCCCGCTGGTGGTGGCGACCTGGGTGCCGCCCTGGTAGACGCGGTAGCCGGTGGCGCCCGAGGAGGCGGCCCAGTTCAGGGTGATGCTGGAGGAGGTGGCGGAGCCCGCGGTCAGGCCGGTGGGGACGGCCGGGAGCTGCACCGGGTCGCCGCCGGGGCCGAGCAGGCTCACGTCGTCGGCGTAGTAGGCGCCGGTGCCGTACCAGCCGTGGGTGTAGATGGTCACCGAGGTGGTGCTCGCGCCGGTCTTGAACGTGGTGGTCAGCTGCTGCCAGGACGGGGCGGACTGGGTCCAGGTGCTGACGTCGGTGGTGCCGGTGCCGGACGCGCCGAGGTAGACGTAGCTGCCGCGCACCCAGGAGCTGAGGGTGTACGTGGAGTTGGGCTGGACCGTGACGCTCTGGGCGCACTGGGCGTTGTCGCCGCCGGCCGGGGTGGCCTGGAGCGCCTTGGCGCCGCCGTGCACGGGCGAGGAGACCGCCGTGCCGCTGCCCGCCGTACAGCTCCAGCCGTCGAGGCCGGCCTCGAAGCCGCCGTTGCGGGCGAGTTCGGTGTCGGCGGCGTGCGCGGTCTGCGCGGACGCGACCAGCCCGCCCGCCGCGACCACGCCGGCTATGAGCGCGGCGAGGAGTCTGGGGGGTGGGGAGAGGGGTCCGGGCGGTCGGGAAAAGCGTCTGGTGCGGTCCACAACGTCCTCCGGCGCATGGGGGGATGGCGAGGCCGAGCCCGCCACAATGTGGTCCAGACCAATCAGGTTGTCAAGACCTCTGGCAGCACCGCCGGTGCGGGCCGTCAGTCCCGCTCCTCCCCCGCGAGCCGGGCCGCCGCCTCGTGCATCGCCAGTTCGAGGAGCGCCGGATCGGTCAGGGTGCCGGAGCCGTCGGGCGGCACCAGCCAGCGCACCCCGCCGCTGATCCGCCCGGGGTAGGGCACCACGATCCAGGTGCCCTGGCCCGCCCCCCGCACCCCGGTGCCGAGCCAGCGCGCGGCCGTGCCGGGGGGCACGAAAAAGCCGAGGCGCGCGTCGCCGAAGTCGGCGAGCACGGGCCCCGGCCTTTCCACCAGCCGCAGCAGCACATCGAGCGTGGGGTGCCCCAGCTCGCCCGGCAGGATCAGCACGTCCCAGCGCCGGCCGGCCGGGAGGAGAGCCACCCCGAGGGGGTTGCGCTCCCACTCCCACCGGCACGCATCGGGATCGGGCGCCACCGACGCCAGCCATTCCACCGCTGTTTTCGCACCCGAGCCGTTCATCACCCGGTCTTCCTTCCGTGAGTCGCCATGTGCGTTCACGGATCGAGAGCGGGGTGGCGGGCGGCTATGACGCGGGTTTCGCTACTTGTCGGTAGTGAAGCGGGTCACACCATGATCGCCGGTTGTGCGCCCCCGGCGCGAGGCCGGAGCAAAAATGATCGGCATACCGGCACCGGGCGGACCCGGCGCCGGTGCCGTCTCCCGGCGGGTACGGGTACCGGTACGGGTGCACAGACGAGTACCGGTACCTGTACCGCCGTCGGTCAGCTGTCGAAACCGAGACCGGCCCGGTCCATCGCCTTCAGCCACAGATTGCGCCGCCCGCCGTTGGCGTCGGCGCGGGCCAGCGCCCACTTGGTGATGCCGATCCCCGCCCAGGCCACCGGCTCCGGCGGGAACGGCAGCGGCTTCTTGCGGACCATCTCCAACTCGGTGCGTTCGGTGCGCTCCCCCGCCAGCAGGTCGAGCATCACGTCCGCGCCGAAGCGGGACGCCCCCACGCCGAGACCGGTGTACCCGGCCGCGTAGGCGACCTTGCCGCCGTGGGCCGTGCCGAAGAACGCCGAGAACCGCGAGCAGGTGTCGATGGCCCCGCCCCAGGCATGGCTGAAACGCAATCCTTCCAGCTGTGGGAAGCAGTGGAAGAAGTGCTCGGCGAGCTTGAGGTAGGTGGCCGGGCGGTCGTCGTACTCGGCCCGCACCTTCCCGCCGTACTTGTAGATCGCGTCGTAGCCGCCCCACAGGATGCGGTTGTCCGCGGTGATCCGGAAGTAGTGGAACTGGTTGGCCGAGTCGCCGAGGCCCGGCCGGTTCTTCCAGCCCACCGAGGCCAGCTGGGCGGCGTCGAGCGGCTCGGTCATCAGCGCGTAGTCGTACACCGGGACGGTGTACGCGCGCACCCGCCTGACCAGGGACGGGAACACATTGGTGCCGAGCGCCACCCGGCGGGCCCGGATCCGCCCGTACGGGGTGCGCACCACCATGCCGGGACCGGCCGAGACCAGATCGAGGCCGGGGGTGTGTTCGTAGATCCGTACGCCGACTTCCAGACAGGCGCGCTTGAGGCCCCAGGCGAGCTTGGCGGGGTGCAGCATCGCCACTCCGCGCCGGTCCCAGAGGCCGCCGAGGAAGGTCGGGGAGTCCACCTCGGCCCGCATGGCGTCCTGGTCGAGCAGGTCGAGGCCGTCCAGGCCGAGCGCGGTCGCCTCCTCGTACATCTCGTGCAGCTCGTCGAGCTGGTGCGGCTCGGTGGCCACGTCGATCTCGCCGGTGCGCTCGAAGTCGCAGTCCAGCCCGTAGCGGGCGACGGCCGCCTCGATGGCGTCGAGGTTCTCCGTGCCGAGCCGCTCAAGCCGGGGCAGCTCGTCCGGCCAGCGGGCCAGACCGTTGCCCAGGCCGTGGGTGAGGGAGGCGGCGCAGAAGCCGCCGTTGCGGCCCGAGGCAGCCCAGCCGGCCTCCTTGCCCTCGATGAGGACCACATCGCGGCCGGGATCGCGCTCCTTGGCCAGGAGCGCGGTCCACAGTCCGCTGTATCCGCCGCCGACGACGAGCAGATCGCACCTCTCGTCGCCCGCGAGCGCGGGGTGGGCGCCGGGCCTGCCCGGGTCCTCCAGCCAGAAGGGGACGGGCTGGGCGTCCGTCAGTGAATGGGCTGCCGCACTGCGCATGGCTCGGGTGACGGCCATGACTTCCAACTCCCTCGAAGGGTTCGGTCGTTAATGCTCAGGCTTTTGCACTGTTGCTGCGCCGGTTCGCGATGAGCTGGCCGGCCACTACCACCACCACGGCGATGGCGAACATCGCCGTACCGATGACATTGATCTGAACGGGCGTGCCCCGCTGCGCGGATCCCCAGACGAACATGGGGAACGTCACGGTGGAGCCCGCGTTGAAGTTGGTGATGATGAAGTCGTCGAAGGAGAGCGCGAAGGCGAGCAGCGCGCCCGCGACGATTCCGGGGGCCGCGATCGGCAGGGTGACCCGCACGAACGTCTGGACCGGTCCCGCGTACAGATCGCGCGCCGCCTCTTCGAGCCTCGGGTCCATCGACATCACCCGCGCCTTGACGGCCGTCACCACGAAGCTGAGGCAGAACATGATGTGGGCGATGAGGATGGTCCAGAAGCCCAGCTGCGCGCCCAGGTTGAGGAAGAGGGTCAGCAGCGAGGCGGCCATGACGACCTCGGGCATCGCCATCGGCAGGAAGATCAGCGAGTTGATCGCGCCGCGCGCCCGGAACCGGTAGCGCACCAGCGCGAAGGCGATCATCGTGCCGAGGACGGTCGCGCCGACCGTCGCCCAGGCGGCGATCTGGAGCGAGAGCGAGAGCGAGCCGCACATGTCGGCGACCCCGCACGGGTCCTTCCAGGCGTCGGTGGAGAACCGCTGCCAGGAGTAGTTGAAGCGCCCGTTCGGCTTGTTGAACGAGAACACCATCACCACGACGTTGGGCAGGATCAGGTACGCGAGGGTCGCGAGCCCCGCGATCACGATGACGTTGCGTCGGAGCCAGCGCATCAGACCAGGTCCTCCGTCCCGGCTCGGCGGATGTAGACGGTGACCATGACCAGCACGATCGCCATCAGGATGAAGGAGAGGGCGGCGGCCGTCGGATAGTCGAGGACCCGCAGGAACTGCGACTGGATGACGTTGCCGACCATCTTCTGGTCGGTGGAGCCGAGCAGTTCGGCGTTGACGTAGTCACCGCTGGCCGGGATGAAGGTGAGCAGCGTGCCCGAGACGACACCCGGCATGGAGAGCGGGAAGGTCACCTTGCGGAAGGTGGTCGCGGGGGTCGCGTACAGGTCGCCGGCGGCCTCGTGCAGCCGCGGGTCGATCCGCTCCAGCGAGGTGTAGAGCGGCAGGATCATGAACGGCAGGAAGTTGTAGGTGAGGCCGCAGACCACGGCCATCGGCGTGGCCAGCACCCGGTTGCCCTCGGTCCAGCCCAGCCAGCTCGTCACGTCGAGCACGTGCAGCGAGTTGAGCGCGTGCACCACCGGCCCGCCGTCCGCCAGGATCGTCTTCCAGGCGAGGGTGCGGATCAGGAAGCTGGTGAAGAACGGCGCGATGACCAGCACCAGGATCACATTGCGCCAGCGGCCCGCCTTGAAGGCGATCAGATACGCCAGCGGATAGCCGAGCAGCAGGCACAGCAGGGTCGCGGTGCCCGCGTACAGCAGCGAGCGCACGAACTGCGGGTAGTACTCCTTGAAGGCGTCCCAGTACGTCTGGAAGTGCCAGGTGACCTGGAAGCCCTTCTCCAGGGAGCCGGTCTGCACCGAGGTCGACGCCTGGTAGACCATCGGCAGCGCGAAGAAGACGACCAGCCACAGGATGCCGGGCAGCAGCAGCCAGTAGGGCACCAGCCGCTTGCGCACGGGCACCTTGTGCACGGGGAGGTCGGCGGCCGGGGGCGCCTCGGTCAGGGCGCTCACGCGGCGTCCTCGACCTTCTCCACGCCCGCGTCGATCGCCTGCGCCGCGTCGAGGCCGAAGGTGTGCGCCGGGTTCCAGTGCAGGACGACCTCGGCGCCCGGCACCAGCCGGGTGTCGCGCTCGATGTTCTGCTCGTACACCGCGAGCCCCTGGCCGGCCGGGGAGTCGATGACGTACTGGGTGGAGACGCCGATGAAGGAGGAGTCGACGATGCGGCCGGGGACGCGGTTGCGGCCGTCCGCTATCGAGCCCTCGTCGTCGCGGTGGGCGAGGGAGATCTTCTCCGGGCGCACGCCGACCAGGATCTTCCCGCCGCCGGCGGCGGGGCCGGACATCGCCCGCCGGGCAGCCGCAGCTTGACGCCGCCCGCGGTGACCCGGACGTCCTCGCCGCTCTTCTCGACGACCTCGGCCTCGATGAGGTTGGAGGTGCCCAGGAAGTTCGCCACGAACGTGGTC includes:
- the gabT gene encoding 4-aminobutyrate--2-oxoglutarate transaminase, which encodes MSAIPQERRIVTAIPGPKSQELQARRLAAVAAGVGSTLPVFTARAGGGIIEDVDGNRLIDFGSGIAVTSVGASAEAVVRRASAQLADFTHTCFMVTPYEGYVEVAEALAELTPGDHAKKSALFNSGAEAVENAVKIARAYTKRQAVVVFDHGYHGRTNLTMALTAKNMPYKNGFGPFAPEVYRVPVAYGYRWPTGQENAGAEASAQAIDVINKQIGADNVAAIIIEPVLGEGGFIEPAKGFLPAIAQFAKDNGIVFVADEIQSGFCRTGQWFACEDEGIVPDLITTAKGIAGGLPLSAVTGRAEIMDAAHAGGLGGTYGGNPVACAGALGAIETMKELDLNGKAKRIEEVMKGRLAAMAEKFDIIGDIRGRGAMIAIELVQDRATKEPHAAAAAALAKACHAEGLLVLTCGTYGNVLRFLPPLVIGEDLLNEGLDIIEQAFSAL
- a CDS encoding phosphatase PAP2 family protein, which encodes MRETPRPQGTAGGSRAAHLQPRSGRALARTAGAFGSGTPHRSDGRPPHTPRGARSTGPGGHPGTSPPVPGWPAFLCAALAVLFALITWQVVADGPLRRLDERVDRHLAGRGPQGLAEVLADLGSMPVALPVLALALGYAVWRGARLDALITALTMAAVPALVVPLKMWTDRAGPLTSATGYYPSGHTATAMVAYGGAALLLARWTAPRRSWLMPAAAGVLTAATGIGLVLHGYHWPLDVLASGCLCGVLLVLSSTGMRRSSARTPRR
- a CDS encoding chitinase produces the protein MDRTRRFSRPPGPLSPPPRLLAALIAGVVAAGGLVASAQTAHAADTELARNGGFEAGLDGWSCTAGSGTAVSSPVHGGAKALQATPAGGDNAQCAQSVTVQPNSTYTLSSWVRGSYVYLGASGTGTTDVSTWTQSAPSWQQLTTTFKTGASTTSVTIYTHGWYGTGAYYADDVSLLGPGGDPVQLPAVPTGLTAGSATSSSITLNWAASSGATGYRVYQGGTQVATTSGTSATVTGLAASTAYTFQVSATNTAGESAKSAAVTASTTSGGGNPGGGGLPAHALVGYLHASFANGSGYTRMADVPDSWDVIDLAFGEPTSVTSGDIRFTPCPVSECPGVESTADFKAAIKAKQAAGKKVLISIGGQNGQVQLTTTAARDTFVASVSKIIDEYGLDGLDVDFEGHSLSLNTGDTDFRNPTTPVVVNLISALKTLKAKYGAKFVLTMAPETFFVQMGYQYYGSGPWGGQDPRCGAYLPVIHALRDDLTLLHVQDYNSGSIMGLDNQYHSMGGADFHIAMTDMLLTGFPVAGDSSRMFPALRPDQVAIGLPASTNAGNGYTAPAEVTKALNCLTKNADCGSYRTHGSWPGLRGLMTWSVNWDRFNGGEFARNFDAYPWS
- a CDS encoding NAD(P)/FAD-dependent oxidoreductase, with the translated sequence MAVTRAMRSAAAHSLTDAQPVPFWLEDPGRPGAHPALAGDERCDLLVVGGGYSGLWTALLAKERDPGRDVVLIEGKEAGWAASGRNGGFCAASLTHGLGNGLARWPDELPRLERLGTENLDAIEAAVARYGLDCDFERTGEIDVATEPHQLDELHEMYEEATALGLDGLDLLDQDAMRAEVDSPTFLGGLWDRRGVAMLHPAKLAWGLKRACLEVGVRIYEHTPGLDLVSAGPGMVVRTPYGRIRARRVALGTNVFPSLVRRVRAYTVPVYDYALMTEPLDAAQLASVGWKNRPGLGDSANQFHYFRITADNRILWGGYDAIYKYGGKVRAEYDDRPATYLKLAEHFFHCFPQLEGLRFSHAWGGAIDTCSRFSAFFGTAHGGKVAYAAGYTGLGVGASRFGADVMLDLLAGERTERTELEMVRKKPLPFPPEPVAWAGIGITKWALARADANGGRRNLWLKAMDRAGLGFDS
- a CDS encoding ABC transporter permease, with protein sequence MRWLRRNVIVIAGLATLAYLILPNVVVMVFSFNKPNGRFNYSWQRFSTDAWKDPCGVADMCGSLSLSLQIAAWATVGATVLGTMIAFALVRYRFRARGAINSLIFLPMAMPEVVMAASLLTLFLNLGAQLGFWTILIAHIMFCLSFVVTAVKARVMSMDPRLEEAARDLYAGPVQTFVRVTLPIAAPGIVAGALLAFALSFDDFIITNFNAGSTVTFPMFVWGSAQRGTPVQINVIGTAMFAIAVVVVVAGQLIANRRSNSAKA
- a CDS encoding ABC transporter permease — encoded protein: MSALTEAPPAADLPVHKVPVRKRLVPYWLLLPGILWLVVFFALPMVYQASTSVQTGSLEKGFQVTWHFQTYWDAFKEYYPQFVRSLLYAGTATLLCLLLGYPLAYLIAFKAGRWRNVILVLVIAPFFTSFLIRTLAWKTILADGGPVVHALNSLHVLDVTSWLGWTEGNRVLATPMAVVCGLTYNFLPFMILPLYTSLERIDPRLHEAAGDLYATPATTFRKVTFPLSMPGVVSGTLLTFIPASGDYVNAELLGSTDQKMVGNVIQSQFLRVLDYPTAAALSFILMAIVLVMVTVYIRRAGTEDLV